A portion of the Toxoplasma gondii ME49 chromosome VIIb, whole genome shotgun sequence genome contains these proteins:
- a CDS encoding hypothetical protein (encoded by transcript TGME49_263990), with the protein MVRNQRYPASPVQEIFLPEPVPFVQFDQTAPSPNSPPAPLPSPSLSQCEEQKDRYRDISSMFHRGVAGAEQVREAYNSMAKCFRRVSVAEVLESDPAFRQARNFTMDLKQAEDDQRYKQLQYGRVPSILTKYHL; encoded by the exons ATGGTGCGCAATCAGAGATACCCCGCCTCTCCAGTGCAAGAAATTTTCTTGCCGGAACCTGTCCCGTTTGTCCAATTCGACCAAACTGCGCCTTCTCCCAACTCGCCTCCGGCTCCactcccttctccctcgctctctcagtgtgaagaacagaaagatcGTTACAGAGACATCAGCAGCATGTTTCACCGGGGGGTTGCAGGCGCCGAGCAAGTTCGGGAAGCGTACAACAGCATGGCCAAGTGCTTCCGACGCGTGTCTGTCGCGGAAGTTCTTGAAAGCGACCCCGCGTTTCGCCAAGCTC GGAACTTCACCATGGACCTGAAGCAAGCTGAAGACGACCAGCGGTACAAGCAGCTGCAGTATGGGAGAGTGCCGAGCATTCTAACGAAGTACCACTTGTAG
- a CDS encoding pentatricopeptide repeat domain-containing protein (encoded by transcript TGME49_263980): protein MGEREAPEPRGDAFVSRESEERGARRREVQSDKEREATKAKREKQSSEEVKREKRLTQTNGDLERGKKEKADQDNDDDRRQMSVSSMNTAGLRQRWRQIIRGEKARLAWEEEKERNLKVDEVCGTTAREMRAERERRQERIHPTERPSEATECNGDNVPMSCAGTLSPAFPGSLSSQMPLGLSSFLHLRSCCRIRALAALSRLIPKWLLVILELALALMHFPIRSSTWVSSSQPSACALCRSASDALPRFLHSVRLSRRAAACLLCLFFLPCLQAAGLLHVASFPTTPSHRASSRFRSLRFPFFSYPISFSLCPSAAHRFRPLQVSPWSLCDRSKEVDDPTHPRRHLRTFASLSNPFTTDWPSQPRACNAFASPLHTSTFCSFLSLGAPHAPASSSFSASTHKPDSSQELAARSPRDADPPVLSLPDSSRSSVLHSAPGSPRLASSLRSYSSPSSPSFANARFASRSPASRSRLHAESRCLQAAVDAARRGDWARTFLHFSRALQSLLASLNDEEDRWESLGSSSSEKELGVKKDRERPGCREDEVEGMQEGQDEGEAEAFVKILLTEAARDSVRLPAALLVALRLYVDLRHLQRRLLNFWTRRRHRQELLGPDEEGMQQESWESEGNAREETRKSMESERENESRQHQNRGNANASHLVRGFNYTKRHFQEVTEKSENAPGNSCLSPCSSAIEEAPAVEENGLCPSVSRFSRSLENGPMVSPPTPQPGRSSLPPSVAHFLPSSWFPVTACVTAGLLSALARESEKHLENKGKRLSTAGPAGSAHAWLLPLALALWKNAKKAHATLLALLEQEGTRRTRELRSERARRREEPRREAAREEGGKTQEEERTGEKGETGDDARTDEDALRRVTEEREPLHDMQEREGRQERFKSAEKDKVDGGRERKTETTETEQMFPRTVLDVPLCNAFMHVLAKCRRGKAHDGATAISPLDILREMEEDLGLRPDLQSFHTAMDAFAKEGDIQTVSSLFHCLVARGFQPHTRTFAIRLHAAAQQGDIAGAREIYADMQAWNVEPNAFVLTTLIYLCTKARHFKSAIRLFKKMTNENKVKPTVASWTALLDACCHAAGERPHGNHLVSRRSPRPPMSSSEVPSSSPSSPFSPSPFSPSSPCSSPSHPSLSPPASPSSSAPSRSAFSASLSAPAGLPRRGGADGSSAATREDREGDGDGGRENASHDDVRSRVDGEEAGKSEETIPLFEETEPALAPFRDVPWLPRTVGAMVASGLLPNERACNIFLYGLLRHPRPLVHFDAALEVCRFMRDLGASVNQLTITSLISGLYKRRPNLLACERRTASTEKKAARRAQTPDEKTKTLASCPHHRVVLASSAPSVSAFLRLASQGDVDPTVRHSLQRFFGACSDLETLYERSLSFLPSRDLLKGAAASPSRERSPSSSASASSSASSSASASHPASAGDSPSSALCASEGKDLLRAAAPVEDAENEEEREGRGRWTEGERGTCEWIEKSEDSGEVEFSSFRRVAKANEVDDRGEERNEGRRGRQQPTYPEDSWKKKIAPCLSAATKILRTLHSLSFRLLGDLRTVQSVSEDMRFAAAHLPGSESSCVSSSQSPLSSPVSLSSPVSLSSPVSLSSPVSQGALHRRFSGLSPLTTLALRTATDRARAISRVISLLRALASFTPKSSPSSSSPSVSSSASPVCLAHVHAAVEAVEAFARAHAGRALEFCEACVDSVGVSCSSANASFSRPVRAETESSNELRFERRRFHTSSGREERMRLPSVEKGVAFPGERERDASSHGALSGDVGLYSGQANREERPDVFCLEEASKGSGGNDSGEKEVDEGHLGWEVEEEQAGDATEERRFRWREEAPGDGGIGDKGEKRRTRFEAHGASVQSLETDKSSQLRARNGWVVGRNCHEEESWVDRHQGASFVRSGIASPRSIEKGRGMHSEFKKNIEMPVGMQAVYPAPPDQARDALEALFKTADETLRLHPPTVLTDVPDFASSTSRFDSSSSAFESVPSSSPLPPSASASSSAASTVCASSPSSCPSSPCASASAPPLGTDEKDKEARERLCSRVDGLSPQEASRRSKLREAFALFRALVEAETGDSRLRFQSGADRKLEERQNWRQRGWRGFAGTPQPDDPKHSKSTQTSERTRDREERRADREKTATTDGRIVVPDVAAFNALLNACAQVGHIELALAVFTTMQQCLLTPDVWTYTILMKACGAGGEVDAAERVFEALKLNAFTDKSTMQKGPLLPPASSRVASLLSASNISPRSTPWGLRPSPDAPVASPPCSPSSTLSLSPLASCQSSPPASSPLPEPSVLPAASSSSPQSSSLSSSPPQSSSQPSSQSSSQSSSQSSAPQTSFSPSSSSSSPTQRSPPQSPSSSSVSSAPQSPSSSPQPSLCSFLSPPAASPSLCPAVEALTRTRDFASGSPGRGGALRLSEVTYFQIMRANYRAGRLKRVWELWRELRDAAALTLRSEAREEANSRSAGSYASGLRVTKLTLGWLLRVCIENRLSQEARELCEEAKVFGVRLPSRLHQIMLTLGASSSTSPRSKRLRPAASLSTSAPSE, encoded by the exons atgggagaaagagaggcgccgGAACCGCGAGGGGATGCCTTCGTctcgcgagagagcgaagaaaggggagcgaggcggagagaagtGCAGAGTGAcaaggagagggaggcgacaaaggcgaagagagagaaacagtcgAGTGAGGAGGtaaaaagggagaagagactcaCGCAGACGAACGGGGATTTagaaagggggaagaaggagaaggcggatcAAGACAACGACGATGATCGAAGGCAAatgtctgtgtcttccaTGAACACGGCTGGATTGCGGCAGAGATGGAGACAGATAATTCGTGGTGAGAAAGCAAGACTCGCAtgggaggaagaaaaagagaggaatcTCAAAGTCGACGAGGTCTGTGGAACGACCGCGAGAGAGATGAGAgctgaaagagagaggagacaggagaggatCCATCCAACCGAGAGACCTTCAGAAGCAACAGAGTGTAACGGAGACAACGTCCCCATGAGCTGTGCTGGGACCCTTTCACCTGCGTTTCCtggatctctctcttcacagaTGCCTCTcggtctttcttccttccttcacCTTCGGTCATGTTGTCGAATTCGCGCGCTCGCCGCTCTCAGTCGTCTTATCCCAAAGTGGCTACTCGTCATCCTTGAGCTCGCTCTGGCGCTGATGCACTTTCCCATTCGTTCTTCGACTTGGGTTTCATCTTCTCAACCTTCCGCATGCGCTTTATGTCGCTCTGCCAGTGACGCGCTTCCACGTTTCCTGCATAGTGTTCGCCTTTCGAGGAGAGCTGCTGCatgccttctctgtcttttcttcttgccaTGCCTGCAAGCAGCTGGCCTCTTGCACGTCGCCTCATTCCCGACGACGCCCTCTCACCGAGCGTCGTCGCGGTTTCGATcgcttcgctttcctttcttttcttaTCCTAtttcgttttccctctgtcCTTCGGCGGCGCACCGCTTCCGTCCTCTCCAGGTGTCTCCCTGGTCTCTCTGTGACAGGTCGAAAGAAGTGGATGACCCCACGCATCCTCGCAGACACCTCAGGAcatttgcttctctttcaaATCCTTTTACAACTGATTGGCCTTCGCAGCCGCGGGCCTGCAACGCctttgcctctcctcttcacaCATCCACTTTctgctcctttctttctctgggcGCTCCCCACGcacctgcttcttcttccttctccgcttcgACACACAAGCCAGATTCGAGTCAGGAGCTCGCCGCCCGGTCTCCGCGAGATGCAGACCctcccgttctctccttACCTGACTCCTCCAGGAGTTCTGTACTTCACTCGGCACCAGGTTCCCCTcgtcttgcttcttcgttgcGTTCCTattcttctccgtcttctccttcttttgcTAACGcccgcttcgcttctcgctctccagcTTCCCGGTctcgcttgcatgcagagagtcGATGCCTCCAAGCGGCTGTGGATGCTGCGCGTCGCGGCGACTGGGCGAGGAcgtttcttcatttctctcgagctcttcagtctctcttgGCTTCTTtgaacgacgaggaagaccgCTGGGAGTCCTTGGGTTCTTCAAGTTCTGAAA AAGAGTTGGGtgtgaagaaagacagagagaggcctgGGTGCCGAGAGGACGAAGTAGAGGGAATGCAGGAAGGACAAGATGAAGGAGAGGCCGAGGCGTTTGTCAAGATCCTTCTCAcggaagcagcgagagacagcgtgAGGCTGCCTGCGGCCCTGCTCGTGGCGCTTCGGTTGTACGTAGACTTGAGACATCTGCAGAGAAGGCTTCTTAACTTCTGGACGAGACGACGGCACCGCCAAGAACTTCTTGGTCCTGACGAGGAAGGGATGCAGCAGGAGAGCTGGGAAAGCGAGGGAAACGcccgcgaggagacgcggaagtCGATGGAGAGCGAGCGCGAAAATGAAAGCAGACAACATCAGAACAGAGGGAACGCGAACGCGTCACACTTAGTACGGGGCTTCAACTACACGAAGCGTCACTTTCAGGAAGTGACAGAGAAGTCCGAAAATGCTCCTGGCAACTCCTGTCTTTCGCCTTGTTCGTCCGCGATCGAAGAAGCACCGGCTGTTGAAGAGAATGGCCTGTGCCCTTCTGTCTCACGTTTCTCTCGATCTCTCGAAAATGGCCCGATGGTGTCTCCGCCAACTCCGCAGCCGGGGCGCTCTTCGTTGCCGCCTTCGGTCGCGCATTTCTTACCTTCTTCCTGGTTTCCCGTGACGGCCTGCGTGACGGCCGGACTGCTCTCTGCCCtcgcgcgagagagcgaaaaacaTCTGGAAAACAAAGGCAAACGTCTCTCGACAGCAGGACCAGCTGGTTCGGCGCACGCATGGCTGCTGCCCTTGGCTCTGGCGCTCTGGAAGAACGCCAAgaaggcgcatgcaacgctGCTTGCACTTCTCGAGCAGGAAGGAACAAGGCGAACGCGCGAGCTGCGAAGtgagagggcgagaaggcgagaggaaccGCGACGCGAGGCTgcacgagaagaaggtggaaagacacaggaggaagaacggacaggagagaaaggagagaccgGAGATGACGCGCGAACGGACGAAGACGCGCTCAGGAGAGTGacggaagagcgagagccgCTACACGACATgcaggagagggaagggagaCAAGAACGCTTCAAGAGtgcagagaaggacaaagtcgacggggggagagagagaaaaaccgaaACAACCGAAACAGAACAGATGTTCCCCAGAACTGTCCTCGATGTTCCTCTTTGCAACGCCTTCATGCACGTTCTCGCCAAATGCCGACGTGGAAAAGCTCATGACGGTGCGACGGCAATTTCACCTCTCGACATTCTTCGAGAG ATGGAGGAAGACTTGGGTCTCCGCCCAGATTTGCAGAGTTTTCACACTGCGATGGATGCCTTCGCGAAAGAGGGTGACATCCAAAC CGTCTCCAGCCTTTTCCACTGTCTCGTCGCGAGAGGCTTCCAACCACACACGCGGACCTTCGCGAtccgcctgcatgcagcagcgcAACAAGGAGACATAGCCGGAGCTCGGGAAATCTATGCGGACATG CAAGCGTGGAACGTGGAGCCGAACGCGTTCGTCCTCACGACGCTCATATATCTCTGCACCAAAGCGAGGCACTTCAAAAGTGCGATCCGCCTCTTCAAAAAAATGACAAACGAAAACAAGGTCAAACCCACTGTCGCCTCCTGGACAGCTCTCCTCGATGCATGCTGCCAtgcagctggagagagacccCACGGCAATCACCTCGTCTCAAGACGCTCCCCTCGCCCACCCATGTCGTCTTCTGAGgtaccttcttcttctccttcttctcctttttctccttctcctttttctccttcttctccttgttcaTCTCCCTCtcatccttctctctctcctcctgcttctccttcttcctctgctccatctcgttctgctttttctgcttcgctgtcgGCTCCCGCTGGGTTGCCGCGCCGCGGGGGAGCGGACGGGAGTTCTGcggcgacgcgagaagacagggaaggagacggcgatggaggaagggagaacgCGAGTCACGACGACGTCCGCAGCCGcgtcgacggagaagaagccggaaagagcgaagagacaatCCCTTTGttcgaagagacagagcctGCGCTCGCACCCTTTCGGGATGTTCCCTGGCTGCCTAGGACTGTGGGCGCTATGGTGGCTTCCGGCCTTCTCCCGAACGA gcgtgcatgcaacatCTTTTTGTACGGACTCCTCCGGCATCCTCGTCCTCTCGTCCACTTCGACGCGGCGCTCGAGGTGTGCCGCTTCATGAGGGATCTGGGGGCGTCTGTGAATCAGCTGACGATCACCTCCCTGATTTCTGGACTGTACAAACGCAGGCCGAACCTCCTTGCTTGCGAGAGGCGAACGGCCAGCACTGAAAAAAAGGCCGCAAGGCGAGCACAGACTCCGGatgaaaaaacgaagaccCTCGCCTCCTGTCCCCACCACAGAGTGGTGCTTGCCTCCTCAGCACCCTCCGTCTCCGCATTTCTGCGACTGGCTTCCCAAGGCGATGTCGACCCCACTGTCAGGCACTCTCTCCAACGCTTcttcggtgcatgcagcgacctAGAGACTTTGTACGAACgaagtctctcttttcttccttcgcgaGACCTTCTGAAGGGCGCcgccgcttctccgtctcgagagcggtctccgtcttcttcagcttctgcttcgtcctcagcctcttcgtctgcttcagcGTCGCACCCTGCGTCTGCAGGCgactctccttcgtctgctctGTGTGCGTCTGAGGGAAAGGATTTGCTTCGTGCAGCGGCGCCGgtcgaagacgcagaaaacgaggaagaacgcgaaggaaggggaaggtggacggaaggagagagaggaacttGCGAATGGATCGAGAAGAGTGAAGACAGTGGCGAGGTCGAGTTTTCGTCTTTCAGACGCGTAGCGAAGGCCAATGAGGTggacgacagaggagaagaacgaaatgaagggagaagagggagacagcaaCCTACGTATCCGGAAGAcagctggaagaagaagatcgcGCCCTGTCTATCGGCAGCTACAAAGATCCTGAG GACCCTTCACTCGCTGTCTTTCAGGCTTCTTGGGGACCTGCGAACTGTCCAGTCTGTTTCGGAAGACATGCGGTTCGCTGCAGCTCATCTCCCAGGATCTGAATCTTCTtgtgtttcctcgtctcagtctcctctctcttccccagtctctctgtcgtctccagtttctctgtcttctccagtctctctgtcttctcctgtctctcaaGGAGCACTGCATCGCCGTTTTTCTGGCCTGTCTCCCCTGACGACACTGGCACTCCGAACAGCTACGGACCGGGCTCGAGCGATCTCCCGTGTGATTTCGCTTCTGCGtgctctcgcgtctttcACTCCGAagtcgtcgccttcttcgtcctctccttccgtttcgtcgtctgcctccCCCGTTTGTCTtgcgcatgtgcatgcagcggtgGAGGCTGTGGAGGCGTTTGCCCGCGCGCATGCGGGAAGAGCGCTCGAGTTCTGTGAGGCGTGTGTAGACTCTGTGGGCGTTTCGTGCTCCTCGGCAaatgcttctttctctcgcccaGTCCGAGCGGAAACGGAGAGCAGCAACGAACTGAGattcgagaggagacgatTTCACACAAGCTCTGGCCGCGAGGAGCGCATGCGCCTGCCGAGTGTCGAGAAAGGCGTCGCCTTcccaggagaaagagagagagacgcctcaTCGCACGGCGCGTTGTCGGGCGAcgtcggcttatattcggggCAGGCCAACAGGGAGGAGCGACCCGACGTTTTCTGCCTCGAGGAGGCGTCGAAGGGTAGCGGGGGGAATGACTCtggcgagaaggaagtggaCGAGGGACATTTGGGGTgggaagtcgaggaagaacaggcaggcgacgcaacggaggagagacgttttcgctggagagaagaggcaccAGGAGATGGAGGAATTGGAgacaaaggcgagaaaagaaggacaaGATTCGAGGCTCATGGAGCGTCTGTGCAGTCGCTGGAAACCGACAAAAGCTCGCAACTCAGAGCAAGGAATGGATGGGTCGTCGGTCGAAACTGCCATGAAGAAGAATCGTGGGTCGACAGACACCAAGGCGCGTCGTTCGTTCGGTCTGGGATCGCATCTCCTCGGTCAAtcgaaaaagggagaggaatGCACTCTGAATTCAAGAAAAACATCGAGATGCCTGTGGGCATGCAGGCAGTGTATCCAGCCCCGCCAGATCAAGCGAGGGATGCATTGGAGGCACTTTTCAAAACGGCAGACGAAACGCTCCGGCTTCACCCTCCGACCGTGTTGACAGACGTTCCTGAtttcgcttcctccacttctcgCTTTGactcgtcttcctcggctttCGAATccgttccttcgtcttcgcctcttccgccctctgcctctgcgtcgtcttctgccgcctcgactgtctgtgcctcttcgccttcttcttgtccttcttccccttgtgcctctgcgtctgccccTCCTTTGGGTACAGATGAAAAGgacaaagaagcgagagaaaggctcTGTTCTCGAGTGGATGGACTGTCGCCTCAGGAGGCTTCGCGGCGCAGCAAGTTGCGGGAGGCGTTCGCTCTGTTCAGAGCTCTtgtcgaggcagagacgggGGACAGTCGCCTTCGCTTTCAGAGTGGAGCAGACAGAAAGctcgaagaaaggcagaactGGCGACAGCGAGGTTGGAGGGGATTTGCAGGCACACCTCAACCAGATGACCCCAAGCATTCCAAATCCACGCAGacttcagagagaacaagagatcgGGAGGAGcggagagcagacagagagaagacagcgacaacGGACGGCCGAATTGTCGTCCCCGATGTTGCTGCTTTCAATGCCCTCCTCAACGCATGCGCCCAAGTTGGACATATCGAACTCGCTCTTGCTGTCTTCACCAC CATGCAGCAGTGTCTCCTCACGCCCGACGTCTGGACGTACACAATTCTCATGAAGGCATGTGGAGCAGGGGGCGAGGTGGACGCCGCAGAGCGCGTATTTGAGGCATTAAAGCTCAACGCTTTTACAGACAAATCGACGATGCAAAAGGGACCTCTCCTgccgcctgcgtcttctcgcgtcgcttcgctgctttctgctTCGAACATCTCCCCTCGCTCCACACCATGGGGACTTCGTCCTTCACCAGACGCGCCGGTGGCTTCGCCTCCttgctctccctcctctactctttctttgtctcccctcgcttcttgtcaatcgtctcctccagcttcttcacctcttcCTGAACCTTCCGTTCTCCCTGcggcctcttcgtcgtctcctcagtcctcatctctgtcttcgtcgcctcctcagtcttcttctcagccttcttctcagtcttcttctcagtcttcttctcaaTCTTCTGCACCTCagacttctttttctccatcttcttcctcatcgtcTCCTACTCAACGGTCTCCTCCccagtctccttcttcttcttctgtgtcttctgctccacagtctccgtcttcttctcctcaacCGTCACTCTGTTCCTTTTTATCTCCTCCTGCggcttccccgtctctctgcccaGCAGTCGAAGCTTTGACGCGCACAAGAGACTTTGCCTCAGGTTCCCCAGGTCGCGGCGGCGCTCTGAGACTCTCCGAAGTCACTTACTTTCAAATTATGCGCGCCAACTACCGTGCAG